The genomic window aataaaagaaaagaaaatagtgacTGTAACATAAAAACCAGACTAAAAACATCGGTTTTAGTTTGCGTTTACCTGTCGGCCTTTAACGACGGTCTTGGGCACAAACACGCGGACCTCCACGTCGGTGTAGTCCTGAGACCAGCTGTAGTTTTCCCTCACGGCTCCGTTGTAACTGTCGGAGTCCGACTGAAACGTCTCCTGACTCCTgagacaacagagacacaaacacaggaactAAAACGATTTTATACCACacgacaaaaaaacagaaaaacgtTCAGACCAGATTCAACACACGGATTCACCAAAAACGCAACTAAACAGGGATTATTGAAGGTTAGAAACTCTGGCGGTCACTCACTGTCCTGCGGAGGTCGTGGCGGCTGCggctgtgtctgcagctgcagctctgtctgcggctgcagctctgtctgcGGCTGCGGCTGCGGCTGcggcctcctcctgctctgtctgctctgaCGGACTGCAGCCGCCCCGCGGAGCGCCGACGGTCGCCTCTGAGGATGAAGGAGCTGAAACTGCTCCGGCCTCTGAGGGAGAGCTCTCCGTCTGCGCCTCCtctgtgttctgctgctcctgctcctcctctgcagccacCTCCAGCTCCTGaactgcaggaggagcagcctggctctcctccctcctctgcagCGCGCTCTGCTGCCGCTCTCTGTCGTGCTCCGCCAGCTTCTCAAACAGCTTAAACGTCTGCAGACGGACGAAAACACACGGatcaaaaataca from Plectropomus leopardus isolate mb unplaced genomic scaffold, YSFRI_Pleo_2.0 unplaced_scaffold23402, whole genome shotgun sequence includes these protein-coding regions:
- the LOC121966180 gene encoding nudC domain-containing protein 3-like — its product is MASPLQMTEMYDNALLGILQHVGNIQDFLQVYFGFLYRKTDFYRLLSGPDDRMGFPPGVAEKMVFKTFKLFEKLAEHDRERQQSALQRREESQAAPPAVQELEVAAEEEQEQQNTEEAQTESSPSEAGAVSAPSSSEATVGAPRGGCSPSEQTEQEEAAAAAAAADRAAAADRAAAADTAAAATTSAGQSQETFQSDSDSYNGAVRENYSWSQDYTDVEVRVFVPKTVVKGRQ